TAAGTACCCCCATTAATACACGGATATCTTCAAAATGAAGTCCGGTAGTAGGTTCATCGAGTATATAAAGTGTTTTCCCTGTGTCACGTTTAGAAAGCTCCGTAGCCAGTTTCACACGTTGACTTTCACCGCCTGAAAGAGTCGTAGAAGATTGTCCTAACTTAATATATCCCAACCCTACATCCTGAATCGTTTTTATCTTATTCAGTATTTGAGGAACATTCTCAAAGAACTCCACAGCCTGATTGATTGTCATATCTAGCACATCGGCAATCGATTTTCCTTTAAAGCGCACTTCCAATGTCTCACGATTATAACGTTTACCATGACAGATCTCACAAGGCACATACACGTCCGGTAAGAAATTCATCTCAATAGTTTTATAGCCATTACCCGAGCAAGCTTCACAGCGACCACTAGAAACATTAAAAGAAAAACGTCCGGGTTTATACCCACGTATTTTCGCCTCAGGAAGTCCAACAAACAAATTACGTATATCAGAGAAAACACCCGTATAAGTGGCGGGATTGGAACGGGGAGTACGTCCTAATGGAGATTGATCAACATTAACTACTTTATCTATATTATCCAGTCCCTCTATTGCATCAAATTCTAAAGGATCTTGTAAAGAGCGATAAAACTTTTGCGAAAGGATAGGTTGTAAAGTATCATTTATCAACGTAGATTTTCCACTTCCTGATACACCTGTCACACAGATTAGCTGTCCTAAAGGAAATTCCACACTTACATTCTTAAGATTATTTCCTTTCGCCCCTTTCAGGTATAGAGATTTACCTTTACCCGGACGTCGTTGGGCAGGAATTTGTATTTCAGTCTTACCATTGAGATATTTTGAAGTAAGCGTTTCAGTCTTCAGCATCTCTTTTGGTGTGCCGGAGAAAACGACTTCTCCTCCTAAACGTCCGGCTCTAGGTCCCATATCAATCACATAGTCAGCAGCAAGCATCATATCTTTATCATGTTCCACCACAATCACAGAGTTGCCCATGTCTCTTAACTCTTTAAGAGAATTTATCAAACGTAAGTTATCCCTTTGATGGAGTCCAATACTCGGTTCATCAAGAATATAAAGCACATTTACCAATTGAGATCCTATTTGGGTAGCTAGGCGGATACGTTGACTCTCCCCTCCTGAAAGACTTACCGAGCTACGATTCAGTGAGAGATAATCCAAACCTACATCTAAAAGAAATTTCAAACGAGTACGAATCTCTTTTAATATTTCTACAGCTATCTTTTTTTGTTGTTCGGACAAGAAATCCTCCACATGCTGCAACCATTCATAAAGTTCAGAGATATCCATATCTGCCAACTCTATAATGTTCTTATCATGTATCCTAAAATGTAGCGCTTCTTTGTTAAGTCTGGCTCCTTTACATTCCGAACAAACAGCCGTACGGGCAAACTGTTCTGCCCATTTCTGCGCAGTAGCGGAAGCATCTTTCTCTTGAAGCATCTGGATATATTTCACCACTCCTTCGTAAGTCACAAAATAATCTGATGAAGTACCTAT
This is a stretch of genomic DNA from uncultured Bacteroides sp.. It encodes these proteins:
- the uvrA gene encoding excinuclease ABC subunit UvrA, producing MQETEYINVYGARVHNLKDIDAEIPRNSLTVITGLSGSGKSSLAFDTIFAEGQRRYIETFSAYARNFLGNLERPDVDKITGLSPVISIEQKTTNKNPRSTVGTTTEIYDYLRLLYARAGEAYSYLSGEKMVKYTEEQILNLILNDYKGKRIFILSPLVRARKGHYKDLFEQIRKKGYLHVRVDGVIREIIHGMKLDRYKNHDIEVVIDKLAVEEKSDKRLKQSVATAMKQGDGLLMILDAQTENIRHYSKRLMCPITGLSYKEPAPHNFSFNSPQGACPKCKGLGLVNQIDVDKVIPNRSLSVRDGAIAPLGKYKNAMIFWQIEALMNKHDATLQTPISELPDDAIDEILYGSDDRIKIKSSLIGTSSDYFVTYEGVVKYIQMLQEKDASATAQKWAEQFARTAVCSECKGARLNKEALHFRIHDKNIIELADMDISELYEWLQHVEDFLSEQQKKIAVEILKEIRTRLKFLLDVGLDYLSLNRSSVSLSGGESQRIRLATQIGSQLVNVLYILDEPSIGLHQRDNLRLINSLKELRDMGNSVIVVEHDKDMMLAADYVIDMGPRAGRLGGEVVFSGTPKEMLKTETLTSKYLNGKTEIQIPAQRRPGKGKSLYLKGAKGNNLKNVSVEFPLGQLICVTGVSGSGKSTLINDTLQPILSQKFYRSLQDPLEFDAIEGLDNIDKVVNVDQSPLGRTPRSNPATYTGVFSDIRNLFVGLPEAKIRGYKPGRFSFNVSSGRCEACSGNGYKTIEMNFLPDVYVPCEICHGKRYNRETLEVRFKGKSIADVLDMTINQAVEFFENVPQILNKIKTIQDVGLGYIKLGQSSTTLSGGESQRVKLATELSKRDTGKTLYILDEPTTGLHFEDIRVLMGVLNKLVDKGNTVIVIEHNLDVIKTADYIIDMGPDGGKGGGELLTAGTPEEVALSDKGYTPRFLKEELGL